Proteins encoded in a region of the Rhodococcus sp. SBT000017 genome:
- the purT gene encoding formate-dependent phosphoribosylglycinamide formyltransferase, giving the protein MTAPDPVRIGTPLTPGATRVMLLGSGELGKEVIIAFQRLGVEVIAVDRYDNAPGHQVAHHAFTIDMSNPEELLALIDSQQPDFVVPEIEAIATDALAEVEARGRSVVIPTARATQLTMNREGIRRLAAEELGLPTSPYAFADSLEDVRDALSTIGFPAVIKPVMSSSGKGQSVVRSEADVEAAWEYALKGGRVDLGRVIVEGFVDFDYEITLLTVRATNGTSFCEPIGHLQESGDYIESWQPQPMSDAALAGARDVAERITTALGGRGLFGVELFVQGDNVYFSEVSPRPHDTGLVTLRTQRFSEFELHARAVLGLPIDTTLLSPGASAVIYGGVDAEGIHFDGVADALAVPETDLRLFGKPTSFVRRRMGVAVSTASDIETARSRAREAAGKVHPAV; this is encoded by the coding sequence GTGACTGCCCCAGATCCCGTCCGTATCGGTACTCCGCTCACTCCCGGGGCCACCCGGGTGATGCTGCTCGGCTCGGGTGAGCTGGGCAAAGAGGTGATCATCGCGTTCCAGCGCCTCGGCGTCGAGGTGATCGCCGTCGATCGCTACGACAACGCCCCCGGTCATCAGGTGGCCCATCACGCGTTCACGATCGACATGAGCAACCCCGAAGAACTACTGGCGCTGATCGATTCGCAGCAGCCGGATTTCGTGGTGCCGGAGATCGAGGCCATAGCCACCGATGCCCTGGCCGAGGTCGAAGCGCGCGGCAGGAGCGTGGTGATCCCGACGGCTCGCGCGACGCAGTTGACCATGAACCGTGAGGGCATCAGGCGTCTCGCAGCCGAGGAACTCGGGCTGCCGACGTCACCGTACGCGTTCGCCGACTCGCTCGAAGACGTGCGAGATGCCCTGTCCACCATCGGTTTTCCCGCCGTCATCAAGCCCGTCATGTCGTCCTCGGGCAAGGGGCAGTCCGTCGTTCGCAGCGAGGCCGATGTCGAGGCAGCATGGGAGTACGCGCTCAAAGGTGGTCGCGTCGACCTCGGTCGCGTCATCGTCGAGGGATTCGTCGATTTCGATTACGAGATAACACTTCTCACGGTCCGGGCGACCAACGGAACCTCGTTCTGCGAGCCGATCGGGCACCTACAGGAATCGGGCGACTACATCGAATCCTGGCAACCGCAACCGATGTCCGACGCGGCCCTGGCCGGTGCGCGCGACGTTGCCGAGCGCATCACGACGGCGCTCGGTGGGCGCGGGTTGTTCGGCGTCGAACTGTTCGTGCAGGGCGACAACGTGTACTTCTCCGAGGTGAGTCCGCGGCCGCACGATACGGGCTTGGTGACGCTACGTACGCAACGGTTCTCGGAGTTCGAGCTGCATGCCCGCGCCGTTCTGGGTCTGCCGATCGACACAACGCTGCTTTCGCCCGGTGCGTCGGCCGTGATCTACGGCGGTGTCGATGCCGAGGGCATTCACTTCGATGGTGTCGCCGATGCGCTTGCTGTCCCCGAGACCGATCTTCGCCTGTTCGGTAAGCCGACGAGTTTCGTCAGGCGTCGGATGGGCGTTGCGGTGTCGACGGCCTCGGACATCGAGACGGCGCGAAGCCGGGCACGCGAGGCAGCGGGCAAGGTTCACCCCGCCGTCTGA
- a CDS encoding CaiB/BaiF CoA-transferase family protein has translation MSNTGGPLAGLRVVELAGIGPGPHAALLLADLGADVVRVQRAGQISPHDHQLRSRTIVEANLKDPADIEKVLGLVERADVLIEGFRPGVTERLGLGPDAALARNPRLVYGRMTGWGQEGPWAQTAGHDINYISVTGVLNAIGREGERPVPPMNMVGDFGGGSMFLVFGIMAALYERQNSGQGQVVDAAMVDGTAALSHMIWAWRGVGAWSDDRGTNLLDTGAPFYDTYETSDGQYMAVGSLEPQFYAQLLTGLGLADADLPPQMDKSRWPELREKFTETFLSKTRDDWAAIFDGTDACVSPVLTFAEAPNHPHMKDRDSLIDIGGVTQHRPAPRFSRTENGVPTPPPAAATDIASVWS, from the coding sequence GTGTCGAACACTGGTGGACCACTCGCAGGGCTCCGCGTAGTCGAACTCGCAGGCATCGGGCCCGGCCCACACGCCGCACTGCTGCTGGCAGACCTCGGCGCAGACGTCGTACGCGTGCAGCGTGCCGGGCAGATCTCTCCCCACGACCACCAGCTGCGCAGCCGCACCATCGTCGAGGCCAACCTCAAGGACCCGGCCGACATCGAGAAGGTGCTGGGACTCGTCGAACGCGCCGACGTGCTGATCGAGGGCTTCCGCCCCGGCGTCACCGAACGCCTCGGCCTCGGACCCGACGCCGCCCTCGCCCGCAACCCGCGCCTGGTCTACGGCCGCATGACGGGCTGGGGTCAGGAAGGCCCCTGGGCGCAGACCGCAGGCCACGACATCAACTACATCTCCGTCACCGGCGTACTGAACGCCATCGGCCGCGAGGGCGAGCGGCCCGTCCCACCGATGAACATGGTCGGCGACTTCGGCGGCGGCTCGATGTTCCTGGTCTTCGGCATCATGGCGGCCCTCTACGAGCGACAGAACTCCGGACAGGGACAGGTGGTCGACGCGGCCATGGTCGACGGCACCGCCGCACTCTCGCACATGATCTGGGCCTGGCGTGGCGTCGGAGCCTGGAGCGACGACCGCGGCACCAACCTGCTCGATACCGGCGCACCGTTCTACGACACCTACGAGACTTCCGACGGCCAGTACATGGCAGTCGGCTCGCTCGAGCCACAGTTCTACGCTCAGTTGCTCACCGGATTGGGCCTCGCCGACGCGGACCTGCCGCCGCAGATGGACAAGTCGCGCTGGCCCGAGCTGCGCGAGAAGTTCACCGAGACGTTCCTGTCCAAGACCCGCGACGACTGGGCCGCGATCTTCGACGGCACCGACGCCTGCGTATCGCCGGTCCTCACCTTCGCCGAGGCCCCGAACCACCCGCACATGAAGGATCGCGACTCCCTCATCGACATCGGTGGCGTCACCCAGCACCGCCCGGCACCGCGGTTCTCCCGCACCGAAAACGGAGTCCCGACGCCACCGCCCGCCGCAGCAACCGATATCGCCTCGGTCTGGAGCTGA
- a CDS encoding amidohydrolase has translation MFDAHLHIIDPKFPLIENHGFLPDPYTISNYLYDVDGLGITGGAVISGSFQGTDQTYLLAALETLGRGWVGVTQLDPECSDEDIVALHDAGVRGMRFNLKRGETDLQMLTTAARRVHDLVGWHAELYVDASLLLSLEPILAKLPAVSIDHLGLSTQGLPYLLDLVDRGVRVKATGFGRVDLDIIDTLQKIHRVNPAALMFGTDLPGTRAPRPFSETDIDIISHAVGGDLPAVLDANARAWYRVP, from the coding sequence GTGTTCGACGCCCACCTACACATCATCGACCCGAAGTTTCCGCTGATCGAGAACCACGGTTTCCTGCCCGATCCGTACACCATCTCGAACTACCTCTACGACGTCGACGGGCTCGGTATCACCGGCGGCGCAGTGATCTCGGGATCGTTCCAAGGCACCGATCAGACCTACCTGCTGGCCGCGTTGGAGACCCTGGGACGCGGCTGGGTCGGCGTCACTCAGCTCGATCCGGAATGTTCCGACGAGGACATCGTCGCGCTGCACGACGCGGGCGTGCGAGGAATGCGGTTCAACCTCAAACGCGGCGAAACGGATCTTCAGATGCTCACCACTGCGGCGCGCCGTGTCCACGATCTGGTGGGGTGGCACGCCGAGCTGTACGTCGATGCGTCCCTGCTGCTCTCGCTCGAACCGATACTCGCGAAACTACCGGCCGTGAGCATCGACCACCTGGGCCTCTCGACGCAGGGCCTGCCGTATCTACTCGATCTGGTCGATCGCGGAGTTCGCGTCAAGGCAACGGGATTCGGCCGGGTGGACCTCGACATCATCGACACGCTGCAGAAGATTCATCGTGTGAATCCGGCCGCGTTGATGTTCGGCACCGATCTACCGGGCACCCGCGCCCCGCGTCCGTTCTCCGAGACCGACATCGACATCATTTCTCACGCCGTCGGCGGCGATCTCCCGGCGGTGCTCGACGCCAACGCCCGGGCTTGGTATCGCGTCCCTTGA
- a CDS encoding DUF456 domain-containing protein encodes MSVFGEVLVGLVILVGLVGIVVPILPGTILIFAAVAVWAWVTGGAAAWTVFAIATVLLVLSGVVKYTWPGRRMREAGVPMRSLMIGGLLGIVGFFVIPVVGLFIGFIAGVYVAEVPRHRNHSEAWRSTVHATKAAGLSILVELFGALLASAVWLGGALFV; translated from the coding sequence ATGAGCGTGTTCGGTGAGGTCCTGGTCGGCCTGGTGATTCTGGTGGGCCTCGTCGGTATCGTCGTCCCGATTCTGCCGGGCACCATCTTGATCTTCGCGGCCGTCGCAGTGTGGGCGTGGGTCACCGGCGGAGCAGCCGCCTGGACGGTGTTCGCGATCGCCACGGTGCTCTTGGTTCTGAGCGGCGTCGTGAAGTACACCTGGCCGGGCCGGCGCATGCGGGAGGCCGGTGTGCCGATGCGATCGCTGATGATCGGCGGACTGCTCGGCATCGTCGGATTCTTCGTCATCCCCGTCGTCGGACTGTTCATCGGCTTCATCGCCGGCGTCTACGTGGCCGAGGTGCCCAGGCATCGCAATCATTCCGAGGCATGGAGATCCACCGTGCACGCCACCAAGGCTGCCGGGCTGTCCATCCTGGTGGAGCTGTTCGGCGCGCTGCTCGCCTCGGCAGTGTGGCTCGGCGGAGCTCTGTTCGTCTAA